From a region of the Marasmius oreades isolate 03SP1 chromosome 7, whole genome shotgun sequence genome:
- a CDS encoding uncharacterized protein (BUSCO:EOG09263274) — MSAYPSYAATSSLLAQRPALNPTKSSSSVSRTRILLLGLRRSGKSSIHQVLFNNLPPKECFFLDATMRVVKHTYDTIIPLEIWDCPGNVTVETLGAPLSHFSTLIFVIDIRDLYNQPISKLVEFIMAAYHQNPNINLEVFVHKAEKLHEDDKIENFRQINERVGDRLLDENPEYEQMALNFHLTSIYDHTLHEAFSHVLHKLIDSLPYLEDLLNVFCANSQSPKAFLFDAQSRLYVATDASPVDSATHNLCCDNLAMLNSFRPLYRSVSASAQRHRRRPIPPTPPPSASSSSSLSTDPQSTTDDSVATTPKATSIYHPEQDSSENRNNKPHTVEKGLFYPSAAISLHASPPGTTLSCHVITEHLVLIALLPTPVFEGRRGLIEYNVVFFREGVQEIGAVEREARGG, encoded by the exons ATGTCCGCCTACCCTTCTTATGCTGCTACTTCGTCGTTGTTGGCGCAAAGACCTGCGTTGAATCCCACCAAGAGTTCGTCGTCGGTGTCAAGGACAAGGATACTGTTGCTCGGCTTACGGAG GAGTGGAAAGTCATCCATACACCAAGTTTTGTTCAACAATCTTCCACCGAAAGAATGTTTCTTCCTCGATGCCACGATGAGGGTGGTCAAACACACGTATGA TACCATCATACCTCTTGAAATCTGGGACTGCCCAGGGAATGTAACGGTCGAGACTCTTGGGGCACCGCTTTCCCACTTTTCTACCTTGATTTTTGTCATTGACATACGT GACTTGTACAACCAGCCGATATCCAAGCTCGTAGAGTTCATAATGGCAGCATATCACCAGAATCCTAACATCAACCTCGAGGTGTTTGTACATAAGGCAGAGAAGCTACATGAGGATGATAAGATTG AGAACTTTCGACAGATAAACGAGCGTGTCGGGGACCGTCTTTTGGACGAGAATCCAGAATATGAACAAATGGCTCTCAATTTTCACTTAACCTCGATCTACGACCACACGTTACACGAAGCGTTTTCACACGTCCTTCACAAATTAATAGATTCCCTGCCATATCTTGAAGATCTCCTAAACGTCTTTTGTGCA AACTCACAATCACCGAAAGCTTTCTTATTCGACGCACAGTCAAGATTATATGTCGCCACGGATGCTTCACCCGTTGATTCAGCTACTCATAATTTATGTTGTGATAACCTTGCCATGCTAAATTCTTTCCGTCCTCTCTACCG CTCCGTTTCAGCAAGCGCACAGCGCCATCGTCGCCGACCCATACCCCCAACCCCCCCACCCTCCGcttcatcctcctcttctctcTCTACCGACCCCCAATCAACCACCGATGACTCTGTTGCAACAACTCCAAAAGCCACGTCCATTTATCACCCAGAACAAGATAGTAGCGAAAATCGAAATAATAAACCCCACACTGTGGAAAAGGGACTCTTTTATCCCAGTGCCGCTATATCTTTGCATGCTTCTCCTCCAGGGACGACCTTGTCATGTCATGTCATCACGGAACATCTCGTGTTGATTGCACTTTTACCCACTCCCGTTTTTGAAGGTAGAAGAGGCTTGATAGAGTACAATGTTGTATTCTTTCGTGAAGGGGTCCAGGAGATAGGTGCCGTTGAGCGTGAAGCAAGAGGCGGATGA
- a CDS encoding uncharacterized protein (BUSCO:EOG09260KCW) encodes MKFGRKISTDLYNEWRPFYLDYNLLKRELKDRTVSRAWTANDEREFTVKLEKELDKIHDFQNSKISELASRITEAERDVKRLVAHEDSSSSSSPTSLHSPFQSCENRSIDPESQQREAYEPDGGSDDDDDDESDESYDALEDRFHGLEVEVATLVADVHDLALYTKLNITGFMKILKKHDKQTNFPLKSTFIQNYLEIRPFYQYNWDALIVKLSKLYDLVRTRGHPVQGDSSAGGNQSAFVRQTTKYWVHPDNLVPLKLAILRNLPVLVFNAEKEFEAKDSAITSIYFDNESLELYLGRLEKTEGAEAIRLRWYGDTDVKTIFVERKTHREDWTGEKSVKARFPLKEHLVNAFLRGEYTVDEDFQQLVTKGKKTQQEVDSMIQLANEVQYAILTKKLVPVTRTFYNRTAFQLPGDARVRISLDTELTMIREDNWDGRTRSGDNWRRTDVGINYPFEDLPPEDKELFKYGVLEVKLQTQLGQQPPKWVTDLVQSHLVEAVPKFSKFIHGCATLLSSRVDLVPFWLPQMDTDITKPDTGYLSIIERPSSHSRNTSTQGSTLGSSGQTSPKEKYSEPLSDGEEDEPMDRAPAKDEGKRIGLTESQVAEATAYREQMLEERRKSEAANGKRPKNMNGVTSEEAIETNDEEEEGDDGRTPFLQRKGRTMSQSSKPLLTIDPLAPSSAFDQKLKDHLKGALEAKNAKHSGVDTDITLRGDGEDSEDEDEFSAGPSNGDDRVLSRDWRAPTGKRIAVPVRVEPKVYFAAERTFLKWLNTSVFIGTIATTLLNFTSPSDSRGLISATLFTFCALLAIAYSSGIFLYRASRLRARRAEGLYYDKYGPTLLCLGLFAAMATNIGLRMSELATDGMF; translated from the exons ATGAAGTTTGGAAGAAAGATTAGC ACCGACCTCTACAACGAGTGGCGACCATTCTATCTCGACTACAACTTGTTGAAGAGAGAACTGAAG GACCGCACTGTTAGTCGGGCATGGACAGCCAATGATGAACGCGAGTTCACGGTGAAGCTTGAGAAGGAACTCGACAAGATTCATGATTTTCAAAATTCAAAG ATTTCCGAATTAGCAAGCAGAATTACTGAAGCAGAACGCGATGTCAAACGGCTCGTGGCACACGAAGATTCCAGTTCTTCGAGTAGTCCTACTAGTCTCCATTCACCCTTCCAGAGTTGCGAAAATCGCTCAATTGACCCAGAAAGTCAACAACGCGAAGCTTACGAACCGGACGGTGGttcggatgacgacgatgacgacgaaagCGATGAATCCTACGACGCACTAGAAGATCGGTTCCACGGCTTGGAAGTGGAGGTAGCCACCCTCGTCGCAGACGTTCATGACTTGGCTCTGTATACGAAACTCAACATCACTGGGTTCATGAAAATTTTAAAG AAACACGAT AAACAAACCAACTTTCCATTAAAATCTACTTTCATCCAAAATTACTTGGAGATACGCCCCTTTTACCAGTACAATTGGGACGCTTTGATCGTCAAGCTGTCTAaactgtacgatttggtcaggaCAAGAGGTCATCCAGTCCAGGGAGATTCGAGTGCGGGAGGAAATCAAAGTGCCTTCGTTCGACAGACCACTAAATACTgg GTTCACCCGGACAATCTGGTCCCATTAAAACTAGCAATTCTTAGGAACCTTCCCGTCCTTG TATTTAATGCGGAGAAAGAATTCGAAGCGAAGGACTCCG CGATCACATCCATTTATTTTGATAACGAGAGTCTTGAGCTTTATCTTGGGCGGCTTGAGAAAACCGAGGGTGCCGAAGCTATACGTTTACGGTGGTACGGCGACACCGATGTAAAGACG ATTTTTGTGGAGAGAAAAACCCACAGAGAAGATTGGACAGGAGAAAAATCGGTAAAGGCTCGATTCCCGCTCAAAGAGCATTTGGTCAATGCGTTTTTGAGAGGCGAATATACGGTCGATGAAGATTTTCAGCAGTTGGTTACAAAGGGTAAAAAGACGCAGCAAGAGGTAGATTCTATGATTCAACTGGCTAATGAGGTACAATATGCGATTCTCACAAAGAAATTGGTGCCTG TTACGCGAACGTTTTACAATCGAACCGCCTTTCAGCTCCCGGGAGACGCAAGAGTCCGAATATCACTCGATACTGAATTGACGATGATCAGGGAAGATAACTGGGACGGGCGTACCCGCTCTGGTGATAACTGGAGGAGAACCGACGTCGGCATAAACTATCCGTTTGAGGATTTACCTCCCGAAGATAAGGAACTGTTCAA GTATGGTGTCCTAGAGGTGAAACTCCAAACGCAGCTAGGGCAACAGCCTCCAAAATGGGTCACGGACCTCGTTCAATCCCACTTGGTGGAAGCCGTACCCAAGTTCAG TAAATTCATTCACGGTTGTGCAACGCTGCTCTCCAGTCGAGTTGATCTCGTTCCGTTTTGGCTACCGCAGA TGGACACGGACATTACGAAGCCTGACACGGGCTATCTGTCTATCATTGAACGACCTAGTAGTCATTCGAGAAATACCTCTACGCAAGGATCTACGCTAGGATCTTCGGGACAAACGTCTCCCAAAGAGAAATATTCCGAGCCTCTGTCGGAcggtgaagaagacgaaccGATGGATCGTGCACCTGCAAAAGACGAAGGGAAAAGAATAGGGCTTACGGAGTCTCAAGTTGCAGAAGCTACTGCTTATCGTGAGCAAATGTTGGAAGAGCGGAGGAAGAGTGAAGCAGCGAATGGGAAGAGACCGAAGAATATGAATGGTGTTACTTCCGAGGAGGCTATTGAGACGaatgatgaggaggaggagggggacGATGGAAGGACACCGTTCTTGCAACGAAAAGGACGTACGATGTCTCAAAGTTCCAAACCCCTTCTAACGATTGATCCGTTGGCGCCTTCTTCCGCGTTTGATCAAAAGTTGAAAGACCACCTGAAGGGAGCATTGGAAGCGAAGAATGCAAAACATTCGGGGGTGGATACGGACATCACGTTACGCGGGGACGGTGAGGATAGCGAGGACGAAGACGAGTTCTCAGCTGGGCCCAGTAACGGTGATGACCGAGTCCTTTCCCGAGATTGGCGGGCACCGACTGGAAAGAGAATAGCTGTTCCTGTCCGAGTTGAGCCCAAGGTTTATTTTGCTGCTGAAAGGACGTTCTTG AAATGGCTTAACACTTCCGTATTTATCGGGACGATTGCAACCACGCTCCTCAACTTTACGTCTCCCTCCGACTCTCGGGGTCTCATCAGTGCTACACTGTTCACTTTCTGCGCCTTGTTGGCGATTGCATACTCTTCAGGGATCTTCTTGTATCGTGCTTCTAGACTGAGAGCTAGGAGAGCAGAGGGGCTGTACTATGATAAATATGGACCGACCTTGTTGTGCCTTGGGCTGTTTGCTGCAATGGCGACGAATATCGGGTTAAGGATGTCTGAATTGGCGACAGATGGGATGTTTTGA